The following proteins are co-located in the Vigna unguiculata cultivar IT97K-499-35 chromosome 9, ASM411807v1, whole genome shotgun sequence genome:
- the LOC114164025 gene encoding uncharacterized protein LOC114164025 isoform X1, with product MAERTEKGFLKQLKVFPSSKKGGKGKRSGRAENCFRKSIGLGLKTPKDAIEEKMVRTRGRHGKLVRRDQRKRGVPISMHGDLAVELGNISYGNVLSRHTASSGQHPPHLPHSSIPSSSTPSPSTPSSSTPSPPTSSSNTPSQLTPSSSTPSFSTDQRHVFQSSLRSMPLPHHTSTSVLHHTTYPPLHPTTYPPLHPNFPQTVPPVLPSSAPKVHDTRRTIVQSFSPTVHFPFHPLVQVPSTPLGQTSFALPVEPPHDDVVQHTPATSNHHVLPEEVPRDASGRVIIRPVGKGWTPNRYAVEAIGHAIRSQFGGPYHHYEAMPEDAQLKWWTKFKARVTWAPQDEWQIRKVYESKVRKRLSDMLTKARVRGNKPSWIGEQAWSALLNYWDSEKFKERSSRNKINRSSARGGALHSTGRKSHLDIALALERKYGRPVEPDELFLATHTKKNGGWVDGRARETYETYHERLRVIQAESFERSTSDPKQISAVIKIQCWKDVAGGKSKGRVYGTADLAANIRHGVSSLTQPSLLAAATNHIDLSATDHIDYSAENEQLRRQVTQANITAREAMEKCAKLEDTMQLLKQQMAMMMERRVEDMSTSIT from the exons aAAAAATGGTCAGGACTAGAGGAAGACACGGTAAACTTGTCCGACGTGATCAACGTAAGCGTGGGGTTCCCATATCTATGCATGGTGATTTAGCAGTAGAGCTTGGAAATATCTCTTATGGTAATGTGTTATCCAGGCATACTGCTAGTAGTGGCCAGCATCCACCCCATCTTCCTCATTCCTCCATTCCCTCTTCGTCCACCCCCTCTCCGTCCACTCCCTCCTCATCCACCCCTTCTCCACCAACTTCCTCTTCAAATACCCCTTCACAACTCACTCCCTCTTCATCTACCCCCTCTTTCTCTACTGATCAAAGACATGTTTTTCAATCGTCTTTGCGTTCTATGCCATTGCCTCATCATACATCTACGTCAGTACTTCATCACACCACTTATCCACCACTACATCCCACTACTTATCCACCACTACATCCCAATTTTCCCCAAACAGTACCGCCAGTACTGCCCTCTTCTGCCCCGAAAGTCCACGACACTCGTCGTACCATAGTCCAATCCTTTTCTCCTACAGTCCACTTCCCCTTTCATCCCTTAGTCCAAGTTCCCTCTACTCCCTTAGGCCAAACCTCCTTTGCTCTCCCAGTCGAGCCCCCCCATGATGATGTAGTCCAGCACACCCCAGCTACTTCAAACCACCATGTCCTTCCTGAGGAGGTGCCTCGTGATGCTAGTGGGAGGGTTATCATAAGACCCGTGGGTAAAGG TTGGACACCTAACCGTTATGCAGTTGAGGCCATTGGTCATGCAATTAGGTCACAATTCGGAGGTCCCTACCACCATTATGAGGCTATGCCTGAGGACGCCCAACTTAAATGGTGGACTAAATTTAAG GCTAGAGTGACTTGGGCCCCTCAAGATGAGTGGCAAATTAGAAAAGTCTATGAGTCAAAAGTTAGAAAACGCCTCTCTGATATGTTGACTAAAGCAAGGGTGAGAGGGAACAAACCTAGCTGGATTGGAGAACAAGCATGGAGTGCACTTTTGAACTATTGGGATTCTGAGAAGTTCAAAGAAAGATCATCCCGAAACAAAATCAATCGGTCTTCAGCTAGAGGTGGAGCGTTGCACTCGACGGGTCGAAAATCACACTTGGACATAGCATTGGCTCTA GAACGTAAATATGGTCGACCTGTAGAGCCGGATGAATTATTTCTAGCTACTCACACCAAGAAGAATGGGGGTTGGGTAGATGGTCGTGCCCGGGAGACTTAT GAAACCTACCATGAGCGGTTGAGGGTCATCCAAGCAGAAAGTTTTGAAAGATCAACATCCGACCccaaacaaataagtgcagtaATAAAGATTCAATGTTGGAAGGATGTTGCTGGAGGCAAGAGTAAAGGTAGAGTTTATGGTACAGCAGATTTGGCTGCCAACATTCGTCACGGAGTCTCATCCCTCACTCAGCCATCCTTGTTAGCTGCTGCCACCAATCACATTGACCTCTCTGCTACCGATCACATTGACTATTCTGCTGAGAATGAACAACTTCGTCGACAAGTCACACAAGCAAACATAACTGCTCGTGAAGCAATGGAAAAGTGTGCAAAGTTGGAGGACACTATGCAGTTGCTTAAACAACAAATGGCGATGATGATGGAACGACGGGTTGAAGACATGTCAACAAGTATAACTTAG
- the LOC114164025 gene encoding uncharacterized protein LOC114164025 isoform X2, translated as MVRTRGRHGKLVRRDQRKRGVPISMHGDLAVELGNISYGNVLSRHTASSGQHPPHLPHSSIPSSSTPSPSTPSSSTPSPPTSSSNTPSQLTPSSSTPSFSTDQRHVFQSSLRSMPLPHHTSTSVLHHTTYPPLHPTTYPPLHPNFPQTVPPVLPSSAPKVHDTRRTIVQSFSPTVHFPFHPLVQVPSTPLGQTSFALPVEPPHDDVVQHTPATSNHHVLPEEVPRDASGRVIIRPVGKGWTPNRYAVEAIGHAIRSQFGGPYHHYEAMPEDAQLKWWTKFKARVTWAPQDEWQIRKVYESKVRKRLSDMLTKARVRGNKPSWIGEQAWSALLNYWDSEKFKERSSRNKINRSSARGGALHSTGRKSHLDIALALERKYGRPVEPDELFLATHTKKNGGWVDGRARETYETYHERLRVIQAESFERSTSDPKQISAVIKIQCWKDVAGGKSKGRVYGTADLAANIRHGVSSLTQPSLLAAATNHIDLSATDHIDYSAENEQLRRQVTQANITAREAMEKCAKLEDTMQLLKQQMAMMMERRVEDMSTSIT; from the exons ATGGTCAGGACTAGAGGAAGACACGGTAAACTTGTCCGACGTGATCAACGTAAGCGTGGGGTTCCCATATCTATGCATGGTGATTTAGCAGTAGAGCTTGGAAATATCTCTTATGGTAATGTGTTATCCAGGCATACTGCTAGTAGTGGCCAGCATCCACCCCATCTTCCTCATTCCTCCATTCCCTCTTCGTCCACCCCCTCTCCGTCCACTCCCTCCTCATCCACCCCTTCTCCACCAACTTCCTCTTCAAATACCCCTTCACAACTCACTCCCTCTTCATCTACCCCCTCTTTCTCTACTGATCAAAGACATGTTTTTCAATCGTCTTTGCGTTCTATGCCATTGCCTCATCATACATCTACGTCAGTACTTCATCACACCACTTATCCACCACTACATCCCACTACTTATCCACCACTACATCCCAATTTTCCCCAAACAGTACCGCCAGTACTGCCCTCTTCTGCCCCGAAAGTCCACGACACTCGTCGTACCATAGTCCAATCCTTTTCTCCTACAGTCCACTTCCCCTTTCATCCCTTAGTCCAAGTTCCCTCTACTCCCTTAGGCCAAACCTCCTTTGCTCTCCCAGTCGAGCCCCCCCATGATGATGTAGTCCAGCACACCCCAGCTACTTCAAACCACCATGTCCTTCCTGAGGAGGTGCCTCGTGATGCTAGTGGGAGGGTTATCATAAGACCCGTGGGTAAAGG TTGGACACCTAACCGTTATGCAGTTGAGGCCATTGGTCATGCAATTAGGTCACAATTCGGAGGTCCCTACCACCATTATGAGGCTATGCCTGAGGACGCCCAACTTAAATGGTGGACTAAATTTAAG GCTAGAGTGACTTGGGCCCCTCAAGATGAGTGGCAAATTAGAAAAGTCTATGAGTCAAAAGTTAGAAAACGCCTCTCTGATATGTTGACTAAAGCAAGGGTGAGAGGGAACAAACCTAGCTGGATTGGAGAACAAGCATGGAGTGCACTTTTGAACTATTGGGATTCTGAGAAGTTCAAAGAAAGATCATCCCGAAACAAAATCAATCGGTCTTCAGCTAGAGGTGGAGCGTTGCACTCGACGGGTCGAAAATCACACTTGGACATAGCATTGGCTCTA GAACGTAAATATGGTCGACCTGTAGAGCCGGATGAATTATTTCTAGCTACTCACACCAAGAAGAATGGGGGTTGGGTAGATGGTCGTGCCCGGGAGACTTAT GAAACCTACCATGAGCGGTTGAGGGTCATCCAAGCAGAAAGTTTTGAAAGATCAACATCCGACCccaaacaaataagtgcagtaATAAAGATTCAATGTTGGAAGGATGTTGCTGGAGGCAAGAGTAAAGGTAGAGTTTATGGTACAGCAGATTTGGCTGCCAACATTCGTCACGGAGTCTCATCCCTCACTCAGCCATCCTTGTTAGCTGCTGCCACCAATCACATTGACCTCTCTGCTACCGATCACATTGACTATTCTGCTGAGAATGAACAACTTCGTCGACAAGTCACACAAGCAAACATAACTGCTCGTGAAGCAATGGAAAAGTGTGCAAAGTTGGAGGACACTATGCAGTTGCTTAAACAACAAATGGCGATGATGATGGAACGACGGGTTGAAGACATGTCAACAAGTATAACTTAG